A single genomic interval of Electrophorus electricus isolate fEleEle1 chromosome 4, fEleEle1.pri, whole genome shotgun sequence harbors:
- the thrb gene encoding thyroid hormone receptor beta isoform X3 — translation MSGYIPSYLDKDELCVVCGDKATGYHYRCITCEGCKGFFRRTIQKNLNPTYACKYEGKCVIDKVTRNQCQECRFKKCIAVGMATDLVLDDSKRLAKRKLIEENRERRRREELQKTVWERPEPTQEEWELIRVVTEAHMATNAQGNHWKQKRKFLVEEAMLLNEITCNLFYTSDQSAVGVKETKPEDIGQGPIVSAPEGSKVDIEAFSQFTKIITPAITRVVDFAKKLPMFCELPCEDQIILLKGCCMEIMSLRAAVRYDPESETLTLNGEMAVTRGQLKNGGLGVVSDAIFDLGVSLSSFDLDDSEVALLQAVILLSSDRPGLTSVERIERCQEDFLLAFEHYINYRKHKLAHFWPKLLMKVTDLRMIGACHASRFLHMKVECPTELFPPLFLEVFED, via the exons GGTACATCCCAAGCTACCTAGACAAGGACGAgctctgtgtagtgtgtggggacAAAGCAACGGGATACCATTACCGCTGCATCACTTGCGAGGGGTGCAAG GGCTTCTTCCGTCGCACGATCCAGAAGAACCTGAACCCAACGTATGCATGCAAGTACGAGGGGAAATGCGTCATCGACAAGGTCACCCGGAACCAGTGTCAGGAATGCCGCTTCAAGAAATGCATTGCCGTGGGCATGGCAACCGACT TGGTGCTGGATGACAGTAAGCGGCTCGCCAAGCGTAAGTTGATTGAGGAGAACCGGGAGCGAAGGCGGCGTGAGGAGCTACAGAAGACAGTGTGGGAGCGGCCCGAGCCCACGCAGGAGGAGTGGGAGCTCATCCGTGTCGTCACTGAGGCCCACATGGCCACCAACGCCCAGGGCAACCACTGGAAACAAAAGCGCAAATTCCTG GTCGAGGAAGCAATGCTACTTAATGAAATAACTTGTAATTTATTCTATACTTCTGACCAGAGTGCAGTGGGGGTGAAGGAAACCAAG CCTGAAGACATCGGTCAAGGGCCGATCGTCAGTGCGCCAGAGGGAAGCAAGGTGGACATAGAAGCCTTCAGTCAGTTTACAAAAATTATCACCCCCGCCATCACCCGAGTTGTGGACTTCGCCAAAAAGCTGCCCATGTTCTGTGAG CTGCCCTGCGAGGATCAGATCATCCTGCTGAAGGGCTGTTGCATGGAGATCATGTCTCTGCGTGCTGCCGTGCGCTACGACCCCGAGAGCGAGACGCTTACGCTCAACGGGGAGATGGCAGTGACACGCGGGCAGCTGAAGAACGGCGGCTTAGGCGTGGTCTCGGATGCCATCTTTGACCTGGGTGTGTCGCTGTCCTCCTTCGACCTGGACGACTCGGAGGTGGCGCTGCTGCAGGCTGTCATTCTGCTCTCCTCAG ACCGTCCAGGCTTGACAAGCGTGGAGCGCATCGAGCGCTGCCAGGAGGACTTCCTGCTGGCCTTTGAGCATTACATCAACTACCGCAAGCACAAGTTGGCGCACTTCTGGCCCAAGCTGCTGATGAAGGTGACGGACCTACGCATGATCGGCGCATGCCATGCCAGCCGCTTCCTGCACATGAAGGTGGAGTGCCCCACCGAGCTCTTTCCACCTCTCTTCCTGGAGGTGTTTGAGGACTGA
- the thrb gene encoding thyroid hormone receptor beta isoform X4, producing the protein MSGSVCKSSIMAYLTFSEATTGYIPSYLDKDELCVVCGDKATGYHYRCITCEGCKGFFRRTIQKNLNPTYACKYEGKCVIDKVTRNQCQECRFKKCIAVGMATDLVLDDSKRLAKRKLIEENRERRRREELQKTVWERPEPTQEEWELIRVVTEAHMATNAQGNHWKQKRKFLSAVGVKETKPEDIGQGPIVSAPEGSKVDIEAFSQFTKIITPAITRVVDFAKKLPMFCELPCEDQIILLKGCCMEIMSLRAAVRYDPESETLTLNGEMAVTRGQLKNGGLGVVSDAIFDLGVSLSSFDLDDSEVALLQAVILLSSDRPGLTSVERIERCQEDFLLAFEHYINYRKHKLAHFWPKLLMKVTDLRMIGACHASRFLHMKVECPTELFPPLFLEVFED; encoded by the exons GGTACATCCCAAGCTACCTAGACAAGGACGAgctctgtgtagtgtgtggggacAAAGCAACGGGATACCATTACCGCTGCATCACTTGCGAGGGGTGCAAG GGCTTCTTCCGTCGCACGATCCAGAAGAACCTGAACCCAACGTATGCATGCAAGTACGAGGGGAAATGCGTCATCGACAAGGTCACCCGGAACCAGTGTCAGGAATGCCGCTTCAAGAAATGCATTGCCGTGGGCATGGCAACCGACT TGGTGCTGGATGACAGTAAGCGGCTCGCCAAGCGTAAGTTGATTGAGGAGAACCGGGAGCGAAGGCGGCGTGAGGAGCTACAGAAGACAGTGTGGGAGCGGCCCGAGCCCACGCAGGAGGAGTGGGAGCTCATCCGTGTCGTCACTGAGGCCCACATGGCCACCAACGCCCAGGGCAACCACTGGAAACAAAAGCGCAAATTCCTG AGTGCAGTGGGGGTGAAGGAAACCAAG CCTGAAGACATCGGTCAAGGGCCGATCGTCAGTGCGCCAGAGGGAAGCAAGGTGGACATAGAAGCCTTCAGTCAGTTTACAAAAATTATCACCCCCGCCATCACCCGAGTTGTGGACTTCGCCAAAAAGCTGCCCATGTTCTGTGAG CTGCCCTGCGAGGATCAGATCATCCTGCTGAAGGGCTGTTGCATGGAGATCATGTCTCTGCGTGCTGCCGTGCGCTACGACCCCGAGAGCGAGACGCTTACGCTCAACGGGGAGATGGCAGTGACACGCGGGCAGCTGAAGAACGGCGGCTTAGGCGTGGTCTCGGATGCCATCTTTGACCTGGGTGTGTCGCTGTCCTCCTTCGACCTGGACGACTCGGAGGTGGCGCTGCTGCAGGCTGTCATTCTGCTCTCCTCAG ACCGTCCAGGCTTGACAAGCGTGGAGCGCATCGAGCGCTGCCAGGAGGACTTCCTGCTGGCCTTTGAGCATTACATCAACTACCGCAAGCACAAGTTGGCGCACTTCTGGCCCAAGCTGCTGATGAAGGTGACGGACCTACGCATGATCGGCGCATGCCATGCCAGCCGCTTCCTGCACATGAAGGTGGAGTGCCCCACCGAGCTCTTTCCACCTCTCTTCCTGGAGGTGTTTGAGGACTGA
- the thrb gene encoding thyroid hormone receptor beta isoform X2 produces the protein MAYLTFSEATTGYIPSYLDKDELCVVCGDKATGYHYRCITCEGCKGFFRRTIQKNLNPTYACKYEGKCVIDKVTRNQCQECRFKKCIAVGMATDLVLDDSKRLAKRKLIEENRERRRREELQKTVWERPEPTQEEWELIRVVTEAHMATNAQGNHWKQKRKFLVEEAMLLNEITCNLFYTSDQSAVGVKETKPEDIGQGPIVSAPEGSKVDIEAFSQFTKIITPAITRVVDFAKKLPMFCELPCEDQIILLKGCCMEIMSLRAAVRYDPESETLTLNGEMAVTRGQLKNGGLGVVSDAIFDLGVSLSSFDLDDSEVALLQAVILLSSDRPGLTSVERIERCQEDFLLAFEHYINYRKHKLAHFWPKLLMKVTDLRMIGACHASRFLHMKVECPTELFPPLFLEVFED, from the exons GGTACATCCCAAGCTACCTAGACAAGGACGAgctctgtgtagtgtgtggggacAAAGCAACGGGATACCATTACCGCTGCATCACTTGCGAGGGGTGCAAG GGCTTCTTCCGTCGCACGATCCAGAAGAACCTGAACCCAACGTATGCATGCAAGTACGAGGGGAAATGCGTCATCGACAAGGTCACCCGGAACCAGTGTCAGGAATGCCGCTTCAAGAAATGCATTGCCGTGGGCATGGCAACCGACT TGGTGCTGGATGACAGTAAGCGGCTCGCCAAGCGTAAGTTGATTGAGGAGAACCGGGAGCGAAGGCGGCGTGAGGAGCTACAGAAGACAGTGTGGGAGCGGCCCGAGCCCACGCAGGAGGAGTGGGAGCTCATCCGTGTCGTCACTGAGGCCCACATGGCCACCAACGCCCAGGGCAACCACTGGAAACAAAAGCGCAAATTCCTG GTCGAGGAAGCAATGCTACTTAATGAAATAACTTGTAATTTATTCTATACTTCTGACCAGAGTGCAGTGGGGGTGAAGGAAACCAAG CCTGAAGACATCGGTCAAGGGCCGATCGTCAGTGCGCCAGAGGGAAGCAAGGTGGACATAGAAGCCTTCAGTCAGTTTACAAAAATTATCACCCCCGCCATCACCCGAGTTGTGGACTTCGCCAAAAAGCTGCCCATGTTCTGTGAG CTGCCCTGCGAGGATCAGATCATCCTGCTGAAGGGCTGTTGCATGGAGATCATGTCTCTGCGTGCTGCCGTGCGCTACGACCCCGAGAGCGAGACGCTTACGCTCAACGGGGAGATGGCAGTGACACGCGGGCAGCTGAAGAACGGCGGCTTAGGCGTGGTCTCGGATGCCATCTTTGACCTGGGTGTGTCGCTGTCCTCCTTCGACCTGGACGACTCGGAGGTGGCGCTGCTGCAGGCTGTCATTCTGCTCTCCTCAG ACCGTCCAGGCTTGACAAGCGTGGAGCGCATCGAGCGCTGCCAGGAGGACTTCCTGCTGGCCTTTGAGCATTACATCAACTACCGCAAGCACAAGTTGGCGCACTTCTGGCCCAAGCTGCTGATGAAGGTGACGGACCTACGCATGATCGGCGCATGCCATGCCAGCCGCTTCCTGCACATGAAGGTGGAGTGCCCCACCGAGCTCTTTCCACCTCTCTTCCTGGAGGTGTTTGAGGACTGA
- the thrb gene encoding thyroid hormone receptor beta isoform X5, whose product MSGSVCKSSIMAYLTFSEATTGYIPSYLDKDELCVVCGDKATGYHYRCITCEGCKGFFRRTIQKNLNPTYACKYEGKCVIDKVTRNQCQECRFKKCIAVGMATDLVLDDSKRLAKRKLIEENRERRRREELQKTVWERPEPTQEEWELIRVVTEAHMATNAQGNHWKQKRKFLPEDIGQGPIVSAPEGSKVDIEAFSQFTKIITPAITRVVDFAKKLPMFCELPCEDQIILLKGCCMEIMSLRAAVRYDPESETLTLNGEMAVTRGQLKNGGLGVVSDAIFDLGVSLSSFDLDDSEVALLQAVILLSSDRPGLTSVERIERCQEDFLLAFEHYINYRKHKLAHFWPKLLMKVTDLRMIGACHASRFLHMKVECPTELFPPLFLEVFED is encoded by the exons GGTACATCCCAAGCTACCTAGACAAGGACGAgctctgtgtagtgtgtggggacAAAGCAACGGGATACCATTACCGCTGCATCACTTGCGAGGGGTGCAAG GGCTTCTTCCGTCGCACGATCCAGAAGAACCTGAACCCAACGTATGCATGCAAGTACGAGGGGAAATGCGTCATCGACAAGGTCACCCGGAACCAGTGTCAGGAATGCCGCTTCAAGAAATGCATTGCCGTGGGCATGGCAACCGACT TGGTGCTGGATGACAGTAAGCGGCTCGCCAAGCGTAAGTTGATTGAGGAGAACCGGGAGCGAAGGCGGCGTGAGGAGCTACAGAAGACAGTGTGGGAGCGGCCCGAGCCCACGCAGGAGGAGTGGGAGCTCATCCGTGTCGTCACTGAGGCCCACATGGCCACCAACGCCCAGGGCAACCACTGGAAACAAAAGCGCAAATTCCTG CCTGAAGACATCGGTCAAGGGCCGATCGTCAGTGCGCCAGAGGGAAGCAAGGTGGACATAGAAGCCTTCAGTCAGTTTACAAAAATTATCACCCCCGCCATCACCCGAGTTGTGGACTTCGCCAAAAAGCTGCCCATGTTCTGTGAG CTGCCCTGCGAGGATCAGATCATCCTGCTGAAGGGCTGTTGCATGGAGATCATGTCTCTGCGTGCTGCCGTGCGCTACGACCCCGAGAGCGAGACGCTTACGCTCAACGGGGAGATGGCAGTGACACGCGGGCAGCTGAAGAACGGCGGCTTAGGCGTGGTCTCGGATGCCATCTTTGACCTGGGTGTGTCGCTGTCCTCCTTCGACCTGGACGACTCGGAGGTGGCGCTGCTGCAGGCTGTCATTCTGCTCTCCTCAG ACCGTCCAGGCTTGACAAGCGTGGAGCGCATCGAGCGCTGCCAGGAGGACTTCCTGCTGGCCTTTGAGCATTACATCAACTACCGCAAGCACAAGTTGGCGCACTTCTGGCCCAAGCTGCTGATGAAGGTGACGGACCTACGCATGATCGGCGCATGCCATGCCAGCCGCTTCCTGCACATGAAGGTGGAGTGCCCCACCGAGCTCTTTCCACCTCTCTTCCTGGAGGTGTTTGAGGACTGA
- the thrb gene encoding thyroid hormone receptor beta isoform X1: MSGSVCKSSIMAYLTFSEATTGYIPSYLDKDELCVVCGDKATGYHYRCITCEGCKGFFRRTIQKNLNPTYACKYEGKCVIDKVTRNQCQECRFKKCIAVGMATDLVLDDSKRLAKRKLIEENRERRRREELQKTVWERPEPTQEEWELIRVVTEAHMATNAQGNHWKQKRKFLVEEAMLLNEITCNLFYTSDQSAVGVKETKPEDIGQGPIVSAPEGSKVDIEAFSQFTKIITPAITRVVDFAKKLPMFCELPCEDQIILLKGCCMEIMSLRAAVRYDPESETLTLNGEMAVTRGQLKNGGLGVVSDAIFDLGVSLSSFDLDDSEVALLQAVILLSSDRPGLTSVERIERCQEDFLLAFEHYINYRKHKLAHFWPKLLMKVTDLRMIGACHASRFLHMKVECPTELFPPLFLEVFED, encoded by the exons GGTACATCCCAAGCTACCTAGACAAGGACGAgctctgtgtagtgtgtggggacAAAGCAACGGGATACCATTACCGCTGCATCACTTGCGAGGGGTGCAAG GGCTTCTTCCGTCGCACGATCCAGAAGAACCTGAACCCAACGTATGCATGCAAGTACGAGGGGAAATGCGTCATCGACAAGGTCACCCGGAACCAGTGTCAGGAATGCCGCTTCAAGAAATGCATTGCCGTGGGCATGGCAACCGACT TGGTGCTGGATGACAGTAAGCGGCTCGCCAAGCGTAAGTTGATTGAGGAGAACCGGGAGCGAAGGCGGCGTGAGGAGCTACAGAAGACAGTGTGGGAGCGGCCCGAGCCCACGCAGGAGGAGTGGGAGCTCATCCGTGTCGTCACTGAGGCCCACATGGCCACCAACGCCCAGGGCAACCACTGGAAACAAAAGCGCAAATTCCTG GTCGAGGAAGCAATGCTACTTAATGAAATAACTTGTAATTTATTCTATACTTCTGACCAGAGTGCAGTGGGGGTGAAGGAAACCAAG CCTGAAGACATCGGTCAAGGGCCGATCGTCAGTGCGCCAGAGGGAAGCAAGGTGGACATAGAAGCCTTCAGTCAGTTTACAAAAATTATCACCCCCGCCATCACCCGAGTTGTGGACTTCGCCAAAAAGCTGCCCATGTTCTGTGAG CTGCCCTGCGAGGATCAGATCATCCTGCTGAAGGGCTGTTGCATGGAGATCATGTCTCTGCGTGCTGCCGTGCGCTACGACCCCGAGAGCGAGACGCTTACGCTCAACGGGGAGATGGCAGTGACACGCGGGCAGCTGAAGAACGGCGGCTTAGGCGTGGTCTCGGATGCCATCTTTGACCTGGGTGTGTCGCTGTCCTCCTTCGACCTGGACGACTCGGAGGTGGCGCTGCTGCAGGCTGTCATTCTGCTCTCCTCAG ACCGTCCAGGCTTGACAAGCGTGGAGCGCATCGAGCGCTGCCAGGAGGACTTCCTGCTGGCCTTTGAGCATTACATCAACTACCGCAAGCACAAGTTGGCGCACTTCTGGCCCAAGCTGCTGATGAAGGTGACGGACCTACGCATGATCGGCGCATGCCATGCCAGCCGCTTCCTGCACATGAAGGTGGAGTGCCCCACCGAGCTCTTTCCACCTCTCTTCCTGGAGGTGTTTGAGGACTGA